CGCGATCTGCGACGGGAAGTGCGTTGGCGTAGACAAAGATCCGAACAATTGCGGAAGCTGCGGACAGGTCTGCGTGCCCGGCACCTTTTGCATTGCGGGCACGTGCGGGTGCCTGGTCGGGAGTGAACTGTGTGGCGGCGTGTGTGTGCTGACCCAGTTCTCGAAGGAGCATTGCGGAGGATGTGATCATCCTTGTGCTCCAGGGCAGGCCTGCATGTTCGGTGTGTGCACATGACGTCGGTTGCCCGTTCGTTCGCCAGAAGCGGGATTGCCCGGAAGCGAGGTTGGAATTGAAGCCCACGCGAATCTTGAAGCGCATTCTTGGCTCGGTGTTCGTGATCCTGTTCGGGGTCGCGGCTGGCTGTGGCGGTCGTGGCGATGACTCGACGACCTGCGGCACGGACCAGACCGCTTGCGAGGGCGAGTGCGTCAGCCTCGACTCGAACGCGCTGCATTGCGGGGCGTGCGGCGCGCGGTGCGCGTCCGGGCAAAGCTGCAAGAACGGAGCTTGCCGCGTCGCGTGTAAGGCGGGCTTCGAGGCGTGTGGCGACGCCTGCGCGGACCTTTCGTCGGACCCGTCGAATTGTGGAGGATGTGGCCATGATTGTGACCCGCAGACGCACTGTGCGCTTGGAAAGTGCGTGGCGGCTTGTCCATCCAACTTGGCGGACTGCGGCGGGGCGTGCGTGGATCCTGGCATCAACCCGCTCCATTGCGGCAAGTGCGGCAACGACTGCGGTCCGCTGAAGACGTGCGTTGGCGGCAGCTGTGAGTGCGTCACCTCCTGCGGCTCGGAATGCGTCGACGCGCAGAGCGACGCGAAGCACTGCGGGAAGTGCGGCAATGCCTGCGCCGCGACCGAGGAGTGCGTGTTCGGCGAGTGCAAGTGCAAGGCCGACTCGCAGCTTTGCGGTCCAGGCGCGTGCCCAGATCTGCAGACTGACCCTGACCACTGCGGCGCCTGCGGCGAGAAGTGTCCACAAAACGGCGTGTGCGTCGACGGCAAGTGCGAGTGCGTCAAAGGACAAGCCGCTTGCGGCGATACTTGTGCGACTCTGTCGACGGATCCAAAGAACTGCGGAAGCTGTGGAACCAACTGCGCTGCGGCTCCCTACTATGACTCGAGCATGCTCTGCCTCGACGGCAAGTGTGCGTGCTCGCCGGGCAAGACGCTGTGCGGAATCAAGTGCGTGTTCTTGGACAGCAGCACCGAGCACTGCGGTTCGTGTGGCGCTGGCTGCCCCTCGACCATGAGCTGCAGCGCAGGCAAGTGCGCTTGTCCGACGGGGCTGAAGTACTGCGACGGCTCTTGCAGGGACGTGCAGTCGGACGATAAGAACTGTGGCGGCTGCGGCGTCGTGTGCGCTTCCGCCGAGAGCTGCAATTCGGGCAAGTGCGAGTGCCACAGTTCCGCTACGGTCTGCGACGGAAAGTGCGTGGACCTGTGGACGGATGCGAAGAACTGCGGCGGTTGCGGCGTCGTGTGCCCGCCCACCATCGGCGCAAATGGCTTCTGCGACAAGGGTACTTGCACTTGCTCCTTCCTCGGCCTGCTGTGCAACGGCGTCTGCATCAACCCCAAGACATCGAACGACCATTGCGGAGGCTGCAACCAGCCGTGCCCGCCGGGCCTGACGTGCACGTTCGGAATTTGCCAGTGAGCCCCCGCGCCCCAATCTCGGGCGCTGTCGACGACATTTGTCACGTTGGAGGACGCGCGCGTTGACGCGGTAGTTCGTGCGCCATCCTTGCGCAACCTCGCAGTGAATGCGCGAAGCAGAGGGTTTTTCGGGCGCTTGCCGTCGTGTCGGGCGGGCACGCAAGTTGCTCCGGCGCGGTACATGACCTTCACCGTTGCCCAGGCCGTTCGCAATGCCGTTGCCGCCGAGAAGGCGGCGGCGCAGTTCTATCGCGCCCTCGCCGTGCTCGATGTCAGTCCAGAGGTGCGCGGGTTCTTCTTGGAGATGGCCGAGCAAGAGGACCAGCACGCCGCAGCGATCGAGGCCGGGGGCAAGCGTCTGGTCGGCGCCCAGCTGCCGGCGCAGGCGAACATGGAGGTGCGTGGCGTCGAGACGGCACCCGAATGGCTGATCGCCAACGACATCTCGCCTGAGCAAGCCCTACAGCTCGCACGCGACAACGAGTACAAGGCCTCGCTCTTCTACGACAGCCTGGCAGATTTCTGTCCAGAACCCGAAGCGGGCTTCTTCCGACAGTTGGCGATGACCGAGATCGAGCACGCCAAGCTCCTGGACGAAGTCGAGATCTAGCCAGACGCGCGGCCTGGCGCAGCGGGACTCGGCTCGCAGTTGCGCAAACTTTGCTCAACTCGCGTTTCGCGACGTGCGGGATCGGCGGACGTCACCGCGTGCTAGCGTCGCCAGCAAGATGCGGACGATCGCGCTACTGGGGTGTGTGCTGACGTTGGCGGCTAGCAAGAGGGCGGCTGCCCAGTCCGTGGACGGCGCCGTTCGCTTGAGTCTCGACGCCACGGTGCTCTCCAGTGAATCGCTCACCCTCGAGCCCAAGGACGGCAACCTGCCAAGCGTCGATGTGACCGAAACCAGTGTCGGCTTGTTCGCGTCCAGCCTGGGGATTGGTGTGGGATACGCCCCCAGCGACGCGGTGGTGCTGGGCGCCAAGGTGCAACAGGGCATCACGACGCGCACCTTCGATAGCGACGCGGTCGGGAACTACGAGACGTCCCAACTGACGTTGTTGCCCTACTTCGAGTTCATCCTGAGCCCAGGCGCGGGCTTCCAGCCGTACCTGGGTGCAGCGGCCGGGCTGCGTACCTTCGAGACCACGAACGGAGACGTCACGATCTCCAAAGGTTCGACGTTTCTGGTTGGCATCGGAGCGGGCGGACACGGCTTTGCGACCAGCGACTTCTCGATAGACCCGGCGATCGGCGTGTATCGGGTGAGCGGCACGGAAACCATCGGCGACTCCGAGTTCAGTCACGGTGGGTGGGCAGTCCTCGCGTCCTTCTCACTCTCCGGCTGGATCGGCGCAACCGCAGCGGAGCGGCGCCGCGAAGAACCCGTGGCCTTCGAACGCTCCGCCGAGGAGTCCCCGCCCGAAACCCGGCCGCGGCCGCGACCACGGCGAGCGGCGAGTTCCACCCGCGACGACCGCGAAGC
The nucleotide sequence above comes from Polyangiaceae bacterium. Encoded proteins:
- a CDS encoding MXAN_6577-like cysteine-rich protein, whose protein sequence is MKPTRILKRILGSVFVILFGVAAGCGGRGDDSTTCGTDQTACEGECVSLDSNALHCGACGARCASGQSCKNGACRVACKAGFEACGDACADLSSDPSNCGGCGHDCDPQTHCALGKCVAACPSNLADCGGACVDPGINPLHCGKCGNDCGPLKTCVGGSCECVTSCGSECVDAQSDAKHCGKCGNACAATEECVFGECKCKADSQLCGPGACPDLQTDPDHCGACGEKCPQNGVCVDGKCECVKGQAACGDTCATLSTDPKNCGSCGTNCAAAPYYDSSMLCLDGKCACSPGKTLCGIKCVFLDSSTEHCGSCGAGCPSTMSCSAGKCACPTGLKYCDGSCRDVQSDDKNCGGCGVVCASAESCNSGKCECHSSATVCDGKCVDLWTDAKNCGGCGVVCPPTIGANGFCDKGTCTCSFLGLLCNGVCINPKTSNDHCGGCNQPCPPGLTCTFGICQ
- a CDS encoding ferritin family protein; amino-acid sequence: MTFTVAQAVRNAVAAEKAAAQFYRALAVLDVSPEVRGFFLEMAEQEDQHAAAIEAGGKRLVGAQLPAQANMEVRGVETAPEWLIANDISPEQALQLARDNEYKASLFYDSLADFCPEPEAGFFRQLAMTEIEHAKLLDEVEI